The following proteins are co-located in the Pomacea canaliculata isolate SZHN2017 linkage group LG8, ASM307304v1, whole genome shotgun sequence genome:
- the LOC112571098 gene encoding deleted in malignant brain tumors 1 protein-like, with the protein MRLLNGVIIVVAAGLVGAMAEYHEVSVGIPYKMQTPEYPNNYSNNALYRWQLEVKDAAYVIHVVFTTIDIEQCSGSICNCDYLELFDGPSEMSSRIVRLCSSSPMMSDLYSSGSSLYIKFVSDASRTGTGFTLTYSAVHRQSALLSTTTPIASWPTYSTASTAACNYSVVTLHADVNSKELIYSPGYPDNYPPNSNCQWRISADQGNVIHLFVHEVSMENCNTCTCDKVVMYDGPSSSASELYRMCTTIQPNYSVYSTGQDMFITFTSDFNGSGRGFVLEYWAVPDRTERTCAFYLGASASETKTIYSPGYPMNYSNNAECSWQVRADAGYVVQLSVLNVDMEQCTTCSCDKLQIFDASDYLYGRRIRQYCGSLHFDVVYTTQQYAFLTFTSDSSKTGKGFVITYRAVTYDPEFYKTTVGSPTYSQDQTTILVMIVVGSLTGMSILVIFVVFIFFLVKRRQARLLNTYSNLPHTGNTVTVTSTTVPPMHYYQPNIGVVVSVPGVVYPAQSAPPAFMNEAFTPDLIPTSNQSLPPQTSQ; encoded by the exons ATGAGACTTTTGAATGGTGTGATTATTGTGGTAGCAGCAGGACTAGTCGGAG CCATGGCTGAGTACCACGAGGTGTCAGTAGGAATACCGTACAAGATGCAGACACCAGAGTACCCCAACAACTATTccaa CAACGCCCTCTACCGGTGGCAGCTGGAGGTAAAGGATGCTGCTTACGTCATCCACGTGGTTTTCACAACAATAGACATCGAACAATGTAGCGGCAGCATATGTAACTGTGATTACCTGGAGCTGTTTGACG GACCGTCAGAAATGTCGTCCAGAATCGTCAGACTGTGCTCGTCCTCACCCATGATGTCCGACTTGTATAGCAGTGGTTCCAGTCTCTACATCAAGTTCGTCAGCGATGCTTCGAGGACTGGCACCGGCTTCACTCTGACCTACAGCGCCGTGCACCGGCAGTCCG CTTTATTGAGCACAACGACACCCATCGCCAGCTGGCCAACCTACTCTACAGCATCAACAG cTGCCTGTAATTACAGTGTCGTTACTCTACATGCGGATGTCAACTCTAAAGAATTAATTTATTCTCCAGGCTACCCAGATAATTATCCACC CAATAGCAACTGTCAATGGCGAATCTCTGCCGACCAGGGCAATGTCATTCACCTGTTTGTTCACGAGGTGTCCATGGAGAACTGCAACACCTGTACCTGCGACAAAGTAGTCATGTACGATG GTCCGTCGTCCTCTGCCAGCGAGCTGTATCGCATGTGCACAACAATCCAGCCCAACTACTCCGTGTATAGCACTGGACAGGACATGTTCATCACCTTCACCTCCGACTTTAATGGCAGCGGCAGGGGCTTTGTTCTCGAGTACTGGGCTGTACCCGACCGCACCG AGAGGACCTGCGCATTTTATCTAGGAGCTTCGGCGAGTGAGACCAAAACCATTTATTCCCCTGGTTATCCTATGAATTATTCCAA TAATGCCGAGTGCAGCTGGCAAGTACGTGCTGATGCCGGCTACGTGGTGCAGCTGTCGGTACTGAATGTCGACATGGAGCAGTGCACGACCTGCTCGTGCGACAAACTGCAGATTTTTGACG CCTCAGACTACTTGTACGGCCGGAGGATCCGTCAGTACTGTGGGAGCTTGCACTTCGATGTTGTGTACACCACCCAGCAGTACGCCTTCCTCACCTTCACCTCCGACTCCTCCAAAACTGGCAAAGGCTTCGTCATTACATACAGAGCGGTGACCTATGACCCTGAGT TCTATAAAACAACTGTAGGAAGCCCTACCTATAGCCAAG ATCAGACGACTATTCTCGTGATGATCGTCGTCGGTAGTCTGACGGGAATGTCCATCCTAGTCATCTTCGTcgtttttatcttctttctcgTCAAACGACGCCAGGCCAGATTACTCAACACCTACAGCAACCTCCCCCACACCGGCAACACGGTCACCGTCACCAGCACCACCGTGCCGCCCATGCATTACTACCAGCCTAACATTGGGGTGGTTGTCTCTGTCCCGGGTGTTGTGTACCCAGCTCAGTCGGCCCCACCTGCCTTCATGAATGAAGCTTTCACACCTGACTTGATCCCGACTTCAAATCAGTCTCTCCCTCCGCAG acaAGCCAGTGA
- the LOC112571100 gene encoding tolloid-like protein 2: protein MESCINCSCDFLALYDGIQSNATLLQNLCNFSPGKVHSTGTIMRVEFVADPIGTDFGFQLNFTAVPATSLLSTFSSLRTTTPTTRWPPSTTASAAACQLGVTNLHAALNSKGRIYSPGYPYNYPHNSNCQWRISADQGNVIHLVVREVSIENCSTCTCDKVVMYDGPSSSARLLYGLCMTIQANYSVDSTGPNMFITFTSDSSVSGKGFVLEYWAVLDRGGIYLQASTSETKTIYYTWTSVNYPNYANSSWLIRADDGYVVQLSVLNVDIEQCTNCICDKLQIFDAPAYSEGRRIRQYCGSLRSDVVYTTQKYAFLTFTSDSSRTGKGFTITYRAVTYDPAFYQTTKRTTSSIEVYQTSPGRPTYSKDQTTGLVMIIVGSLTGLSILFIFVVLIIFLVKRRQARSLNTYSNLPHTGNTVTVTSTTVPPMHYYQPNTGVVVAVPGVVYPAQSAPPAFRNEAFTPDLIPSFKSVSPSADRPVISRRLCAQCTAGPHQKSFLDH, encoded by the exons ATGGAGAGCTGCATCAACTGTTCTTGCGATTTTCTGGCCCTGTACGACG GGATCCAGAGCAACGCCACTCTTTTGCAAAATCTGTGCAACTTCTCCCCTGGAAAGGTCCACAGCACTGGGACTATCATGAGGGTAGAATTTGTGGCCGATCCTATCGGCACAGACTTTGGATTTCAGTTGAACTTCACTGCGGTTCCAGCGACCTCACTTCTGTCGACATTTT CTTCATTGAGAACAACGACACCCACCACGAGGTGGCCACCATCCACTACGGCTTCAGCAG CTGCCTGTCAGCTCGGTGTCACTAACCTACACGCGGCTCTCAACTCTAAAGGAAGGATTTATTCTCCAGGCTACCCGTATAATTATCCACA CAATAGCAACTGTCAATGGCGAATCTCTGCCGACCAGGGCAATGTCATTCACCTGGTTGTTCGCGAGGTGTCCATAGAGAACTGCAGCACCTGTACCTGCGACAAAGTAGTCATGTACGATG GTCCGTCGTCCTCTGCCAGATTGCTATACGGCTTGTGTATGACAATCCAGGCCAACTACTCCGTGGATAGCACTGGACCGAACATGTTCATCACCTTCACCTCGGACTCCAGTGTCAGCGGCAAGGGCTTTGTTCTCGAGTACTGGGCTGTATTGGACAGAGGCG GGATATACCTACAAGCGTCGACCAGCGAGACCAAGACAATTTATTACACGTGGACTTCTGTGAATTATCCCAA TTACGCCAACAGCAGCTGGCTAATACGTGCTGACGACGGCTACGTGGTGCAGCTGTCGGTACTGAATGTCGACATAGAACAGTGCACCAACTGTATCTGCGACAAACTGCAGATTTTTGACG CTCCAGCCTACTCGGAGGGCCGGAGGATCCGTCAGTACTGTGGGAGCTTGCGCTCCGATGTTGTGTACACCACCCAGAAGTACGCCTTCCTCACCTTCACCTCCGACTCCTCCAGGACTGGCAAAGGCTTTACCATTACATACAGAGCGGTGACCTATGACCCTGCAT TCTATCAAACAACTAAAAGGACCACCTCTTCTATTGAAG TTTATCAAACATCACCAGGGAGGCCTACCTATAGTAAAG ATCAGACGACTGGTCTCGTGATGATCATTGTCGGTTCTCTGACGGGATTGTCCATCCTATTCATCTTCGTCGTTCTCATCATCTTTCTCGTCAAACGACGCCAGGCCAGATCACTCAACACCTACAGCAACCTCCCCCACACCGGCAACACGGTCACCGTCACCAGCACCACCGTGCCGCCCATGCATTACTACCAGCCTAACACTGGGGTGGTTGTCGCTGTCCCGGGTGTTGTGTACCCAGCTCAGTCGGCCCCACCTGCCTTCAGGAACGAAGCTTTCACACCTGACTTGATCCCGAGCTTCAAATCAGTCTCTCCCTCCGCAG acaGGCCAGTAATTTCTCGCAGACTCTGTGCCCAATGTACCGCAGGTCCTCATCAGAAATCTTTTCTTGATCATTGA